DNA from Lemur catta isolate mLemCat1 chromosome 7, mLemCat1.pri, whole genome shotgun sequence:
acttgagAATCAGATGTTAAATCAATCAAGCTCTCATAGTCCCGTGCTATTAATGAGGCTGGTTTAACAGTTACTGTAAAAGGATTTCTAACCCAAGCATTATTGTCATTTgttacaggaaaatattttaacagagtAGAGCGCAAACCCCTTAGGTGCTGTACAATAGCACTACAAATATCTTTATCAACTGTAGAATTAATTTCAGTCAAAAAGTCACTGAGTGTGGGAAAACAATCAAAGTTTTCTTCTTCTACAGATGAGGCCCAAAATTCCAATTTTCTTAACAATGATGATAATTTATCAAACACTGTAAAAATTGTCACATTTTTCCCTTGCATTGACAAATTAACctcatttaattttgtaaaaatatctgCGAGATATGCAAGTCTTAGCAGCCAAGATGAATTTGTTAAACAATCAGATAGTCGAAAAGCAGAATCCATGAAAACCAACAGTTCACGTCGAAGTTCAAAAAGTCTTACAAGAACTTTACCTCGAGAAAGCCACCTCACCTCTGTGTTTAGGAGAAGCGCTGTGTGTTGGGCACCCATTTCTTCACACAAAATTTTTAGTAGTCTGGATTGATGTGGTCGAGCTTTAATATAGTTGATGATTTGTACTGCCTGATCTAACACATTTTTTAGAGATGTAGGCATTATTTTAACTGCCAGTGCATGTCTATATAATAGGCAGTGACTACTGGTGCTTTCAGGAGCCACATATTTTATCAAGGTGACAGCCTCGGCAATTTTCCCATCCATTGCCCTAGAAGCATCACTACAAACATCAACACATTTTTCCCATTCAATTTCATGTTTCTGCATAAAACTGTTGATGCAGTTGAATATTTCTTCACCAGTAGCATTACTTTGCAAAGATTCACACAATAGTAGGTCTTCCTCAATGGACTTATTAAACCTATAACGAACAAACACAAGCAGCACAGCAAGTCCTGAAACATCAGCTGATTCATCTAGCTGCAGTGAAAACCCATCACAAATTTTCAGTCTACAAACAAGTTCTTCTTCAATGTCAGCAGCTAGATCCTTAATTCGACGTGCAACGGTACTGTTTGATAGTTGTACTGCATCTATTTTTTTACTATATTGTTCATCAAACATCCGCATCACTACATCTTTCGCACAAGGTTTGATAAGCAATTCTCCAATTGTATGAGCCTCTCCACTCAGGGCTATATGGTAACTTACATTGTATGATGCCTCAGTAGCACTTTCATTATCTGTATTGACAATTTTAGGCGCTGGGGGTTTATTATTTTCAGGTGAATCAAGATGTTGCTTGAAAAAGCTTATGTCTTTGTCTTTATACGCAGCATGTTTAGTCTCCAAATGTCTTCGAAGCTTACTAGGGGCCAAGGAGCTATTTGATAAAATCTTCTTACATAGCACACACTGGGCATGAGGTGCATCTCTATTTCCAAAGTAAGTAAATCCAAAAGACAAATAACTTtcatcatattttcttctttttggtttcttattAAATGCTATTTTGTTGGAATTGGATATAAATTTGACCCTGGAAAGCTCACTTTCTGATTTTTTAGAAACTGAAGGCTGCAACTGTTCATCTTCACTTTGTAATACTCCAACCTTTTGATCATTTGATTCAGACACAATTTGATAACAAAAAGATTCTACTTCTTGTTTAAGATTTCCTTGTTTCAGCAATAGATCCATGGGCAATGAGTTTGTGGTACAAAACATGGTTAATTTAGAATAAACATTGAGTATCACAAATGTGTTGAAATTATAAGACAGGATACAAAGAAGATGAGCAATCATCAAAGAGATGATATATAGTAATACATCAGTTAATTTGTAAATGCTGCCTATGCATCAATGCGCAGATGGAACATCATACGTTCGTGTATCAGGTGATCTCTCAAGCGACTTCCTGGTGCTCTCTGGTATGGCACACCTTTTCTTAAAGGTAGattatcacataaaaataaaagctatagcAATGAGTTTAGCAGTCTTAAgcttatatttaaataaacttataTCAAAATCAACTTAAACTACTGTTAGCATAAATCTTCCTCAGACTTATTAACTTAGGGAACATTAATATTCTATAAAACATAATTTGGGAATCAATGAGCTAAGAAATACTGAAGAGTTCAtaagcatatttttaagaaagggaTTTTGAAGAATATGTCCCATGGTAGGGGTTGGCCAACTTTTTTCGGTAAAGGgccatatataaatatttttggctttgtgggccatatagtctctgttgcaactactcaactctgtagTTGTGACATGACTGCAGCCATAGGCAATACATAAAAGAACAGGCATGggtgtgttccagtaaaactttatgtacaaaaatagACAGTATGGGCCATAATTTATCAACCCCGTCTCATAGTATATATTATCTTGAAATCTCTTTTAACTTTCTAATGCCTATTGCTGTTAGATGTATTAATTATTGATACTATTATACATCTGAAGTCTCTCTTTAGGGCTAGCAACAATTCTGATGGGGTGtattaaaaacacatacacagtTCAAAATTTTGCAAGACACAGAATTTTACTGTATCCTAAATATTATGTGTTAACAATGAAGAACAAATTGTAGTCCTAAAGTTAGGTACCATTTCTCTGGatttaaaattacaatgtttatattatttaaactAAGGCTCATTCAAAGTAAGGTATATTTTTACTGATTCCTCTGCATTCTACTATACTGTAAGTGAACATTTAATCAGGACCTAAAGAAAACATAAACTCTTATTTTAATAGGTTTATTCCtcatataattaaaaaagaacataatGAAAAGGGCAATGCTATTTAAGGATTGCTAAAGAATACAATTAGCTCTGTTAAGGCATACAAATTTTGTCTATACACATATAATAACTacttttgatttataattggCTATAGAGTAAGCTTTGTGTTCTCATGTTAGATCCTGAATCAAAATGGTTCTCCTATTAACAGCTAGAAGATAAAATACCTGAAATGAGGAGTATTCCCTTCTGTAGTCACTCTTTTCACCTTGGCAGCTTGAAAGGCAGActcttcaaaagaataaaattaagggATGGGGTAGCAAAGGGAGTAACCAAAAGCctagaatgagaaaaattaaaattagacaCTGCAACATGTAGAAGTAACTACAAACCTGTGAGATGACCATTgattaacatttattttggatCTAGGCAGTGCAAACGATTCCTCACTGCAATGCAGATCTTGGACTGGAACAGAAGATACCTAGCACAGTAAAAATTCTAATGTTTTCATCCTGTTTAGTACTCCAGCAATTTTACTGCTTTGGGATGCTCCTCTACCTAGTAACTTCAtagaattacattaaaaaaaaaaaaacttgcaaaaactaaacctaaatttaaaaagtacagcCTCATCTTAATGTCTCTAAAACTAAGCATTGAAtctaaaatgtaattatatatgAAAGTGTCACATGAAATGTGTTTTGCCCTAAGCATTTTTGTTCCCTCAGGTAACCAATGTTTGAGTGAACACTGTTTATTATGTGCCAATAACTGTGCTTATTTCCTCATATAGATTATCTCATCTACCAGAGAGTTGAGGAACATTAATAACCTCACTTTAGAGATaaaagacacagaaaggttaaattaTCTGCTGAGTTAACACCTTGTAAGCAAAAACCAAGTACAGAGCCCAAAAAGTTCAATGACAGAGACCACGTGTGCAGCCATTACTTGTGTGTTCCTGAATGCTCTTTTAATTCCTGAAGCACTGAAAAAAATCTGGTTACCAGGAGTTGCCGGGCTCTGTAGTGAAATGGATTAACCATGGATTACACCTGCCAGAAAGTTAAGGGTCTCATACTGGCAACAGCAGAAAGCCCTACTTCATGTTGGGAGCAGAAGAGTAGTACATTCTCCTTCACAGTCTCGATTTGGATTTTGGAAGAAAACTTTGTGGAGCTGCTGGTTCACCTAAAAAATTAGGATCCCTCTCCCACGCTGCCAGAGAAGGACACAGACAGCAGGaagttttgttttcagaaagGAGGTCCTCATCCCCACTTCTTCAGAGGGGCTTCCCTTCAATTTCTCGAGGACAAAGAATCTGGACTCTATTGAGTAAAGTTTCCATCCCACTCCCTGAAACGGGGCggaggaacttttttttttttttttgtctcatctTCTGGTTAAATTGACAGGTAACACAACCCTTTCACCACCCCCTCCCTCAGGCGGTTTCAGCTGTGAATAACACCCTtaggggcaggagggcagggtcGGAGTGCAGGTCAGCCCTACAGGCGAGGCAGGAGGTGGGTACCGACACCACTTCCAACATCTAAATGCTTCTTTAAACGGTCGCCCCGATGTGTGGCGCGGGCCAGCTATCCCTCAGCGCCTGCCTGTCACAGGTGCGCGCTGCCGGCAGACCGCCACATCTGGGGGCTCGCTTCCTGTTGCAGCCCACCCTTGTCTCAGGACTCCTCTCGCGTCCCCGGGCAGCCGCCTCAGCTAACGACCACATGAAAACGTCTCAGCACCCAATACCATCTATTTCATCTCCATCAGCGATGGAGAGAATGGTCTTCGCCGCGGCTGGGCTGCACAGCAGCGCCACGGTCCCCAGCTGAGCCTGCGACCGCCATTTTAGACAGCTCAAGGCAGCGGCCATTTCAGAGCGCACCACTCAGTAGCGGTGGCGACTCTGCTCCTCACCTTCACCGAGGCCTGAACAGGGTCAAGAGCCAGTCGTCGCAGACtggaggtgggggggaagggaagggaatgaaaaacaaaacagaggaaagaaggaTTCGGGGACAGGGTGATGCTCTCAGCTCAGGGATATCGTCTAAGCCACCTCCACAGAGATCCGATTCGCTGCTGGCGCGGTCGCGG
Protein-coding regions in this window:
- the ZBED5 gene encoding zinc finger BED domain-containing protein 5, with protein sequence MIAHLLCILSYNFNTFVILNVYSKLTMFCTTNSLPMDLLLKQGNLKQEVESFCYQIVSESNDQKVGVLQSEDEQLQPSVSKKSESELSRVKFISNSNKIAFNKKPKRRKYDESYLSFGFTYFGNRDAPHAQCVLCKKILSNSSLAPSKLRRHLETKHAAYKDKDISFFKQHLDSPENNKPPAPKIVNTDNESATEASYNVSYHIALSGEAHTIGELLIKPCAKDVVMRMFDEQYSKKIDAVQLSNSTVARRIKDLAADIEEELVCRLKICDGFSLQLDESADVSGLAVLLVFVRYRFNKSIEEDLLLCESLQSNATGEEIFNCINSFMQKHEIEWEKCVDVCSDASRAMDGKIAEAVTLIKYVAPESTSSHCLLYRHALAVKIMPTSLKNVLDQAVQIINYIKARPHQSRLLKILCEEMGAQHTALLLNTEVRWLSRGKVLVRLFELRRELLVFMDSAFRLSDCLTNSSWLLRLAYLADIFTKLNEVNLSMQGKNVTIFTVFDKLSSLLRKLEFWASSVEEENFDCFPTLSDFLTEINSTVDKDICSAIVQHLRGLRSTLLKYFPVTNDNNAWVRNPFTVTVKPASLIARDYESLIDLTSDSQVKQNFSELSLNDFWSSLIQEYPSIARRAVRVLLPFATMHLCETGFSYYAATKTKYRKRLDAAPHMRIRLSNITPNIKRICDKKTQKHCSH